A genomic stretch from Chelmon rostratus isolate fCheRos1 chromosome 14, fCheRos1.pri, whole genome shotgun sequence includes:
- the fryb gene encoding protein furry homolog isoform X2, giving the protein MSQEDVRSTTSLGAESGASAHCNGHTLSQGQDQDPESQSQGQDGIVLERIASLSLDMFDPSDFTGRFAKIQSRSRKRTRIIGASPVGLKPPLPPVSGTLGERKGPVVMAPVNVDPESKPGEFVLKSLFANFTLLSERKIRIIMAEPLEKPLNKSLQRGEDPQFDQLISSMSSLAEYCLPSILRTLFDWYKRQNGLEDESHEYRPRANTKSKNDEQQKDYLLERRDLAIDFIFSLVLIEVLKQIPLHPLLDGLIQEVINLAFKHFKYKEGYLGPNTGNMHIVADLYAEVVGVVAQSRFPAVRKKFISELKELRQKEQSPYVIQSTISLIMGLKFFRIKMYPVEDFEASFQFMQECAQYFLEVKDKDIKHSLAGLFVEILVPVAATVKNEVNVPCLRNFVESLYDTTLDLSSRKKHSLALYPLVTCLLCVSQKQFFLSRWHIFLNNCLSNLKNKDPKMARVALESLYRLLWVYMIRIKCESNTGTQSRLTSITSTLFPKGSRSVVPRDMPLNIFVKIIQFIAQERLDFAMKEIIFDLLSVGKPAKAFSLNPERMNIGLRAFLVIADALQQKDGEPPMPNTGATLPSGNSLKKKKTYLSKTLTEEEAKLIGMSLYYSQVRKALDNILRHLDKEVGRCMMLTSVQMLNKEPEDMITGERKPKIDLFRTCVAAIPRILPDAMSKPELIDLLSRLTVHMDDELRLISQNSLQSLLLDFSDWREDVLFGYTHFLLREVQDTHQGLQDASVKLLLQLLTQWRLALQLQGKMRGGVESSPRLPERSPHCSVLHAVEGLALLLLCSCQISTRKLAVGVLREIRCLFTALGHAEDDDKPMIEVMDQLSPAVMDSFVHVAVSDSSTLPLSHHVDLQWLVEWTARLVSSSYDVKSPSHVWIFAQCVKDPWVLCLHIFLRQEHLPKHCPIALGYAWPYAFTRLQLLLPLVDPNSPVNAKKTSTAGSSDNYISLWRNYLILCLGVAKPSIMSPGHLRASTPEITATTPDGSVTYDNKVIGTPSVAWLLKQLVPLMRAESLEITESLVLGFGCTNALVFRELVEELHPLMKEALERRPENKKRRERRDLLRLQLLRIFELLANAGVISDSTNGALERDSLALGALFLEYVDLTRMLLEAENEKELDVLKDIRAHFSGMVANLIQCVPVHHRRFLFPQQSLRHHLFILFSQWAGPFSVMFTPLDRYSDRNHQITRYQYCALKAMSAVLCCGPVFDNVGLSTDGYLYKWLDNILACHDIRVHRLGCEVVILLLELNPDQINLFNWAVDRCFTGSYQLASGCFKAIATVCGNRNYPCDLVTLLNLVLFKASDTSREIYEISMQLMQVLESKLCAYSKRMVEQKPGNILYGTHGPLPPLYSVNLSQLSIQLASMYPELTLPLFSEVSQRFPTTHPNGRQIMLSYLLPWLSNIELVDTGLLPPASSPCTPEEEPHGQGQGMGLSPSLRGNGWGSLQATSLVLNNLMFMTAKYGDEVPGPEIENAWNALVSNERWSNNLRITLQFLISLCGVSSDTTLLPYIKKVVIYLCRNNTIQTMEELLFELQQTDPVNPVVLHCDNPPFYRFAASNKASTSQTGTTSSSNTVVAGQENLPDTDENKLVRESEERRARAHNRLESRYSNSSGGSYEDEKTDPLPPYAGWLLGVLETNHPQPLPMPVNGGCWAPLVDYLPETITPRGPLHRCNIAVIFMTEMVVDHSVREDWALHLPLLLHALFLGLDHYRPEVYEHSKRLLLHLLIALSCNNNFQVIASVLMLTREISDNKTLTIKSSYHTEYQQSHAPDFLREWQASPVVDSGLSSTSNSSSASLGGGSTAGSVGNLPLVTPDDLEDLEDTPNETDEKTNKLIEFLSTSAWSTVLLLLRAFGPLWVHEDITPKNPNSKSTEQLSNFLRHVVSVFKESKSDFHLEQQLSDVALQTALCSSSRHYAGRSFQIFRALKQPINNHAVSDLVSRLVEVVGEHGDEVQVRGTTDCQGYVMEVLLTLESVVVNLAECLKNSDLMAALTRTSSPDFVTSDKLMNRKSTGQLNFPGPGFVGLSSQRHQRSYSVPKKFGECGHQPNDPPRSATLDRIQACNSHGLARTGRTPGSCTSSTNRIDPSVLSDPAHVSHPSSILATVFWVAVSLMESDFEFEYQMSLRLVHKLLSKVPLDRAENRERLEKLQAQLRWSGFSGIQQLLLKGFTSQATSDLTLQLFCQLTPVSRVPVVDSSQSIGFPLNVLCLLPHLVQHFGHPTQFCKESAERIAQVCLEEKHTKLSHLAHVMTLYKTRSYTRDPFSWVSVVCRYLHEAFSDITLNMVTYMAELLDKGLPSMQQSLLQIIYCLLSHMDLTAVQVKQFNADVTKTIEKFVQTIHWKDALNILKLVVSRSASLVHPVYGHSQGDLSNLEVSRVWDGSAKALPGKTLDFTFDISETPVIGRRFDELQGSGGREGKARAMAVTRSTSSTSSGSNSNTILVPVSWRRPQSSQKRTREKLVNVLSLCGQEVGLTKNPSVIFSSCGDLDMMEVRESGVSSEEGGTREDTLDDTASEQQFRVFRDFDFLDVELEDGEELQGETVDNFNWGVRRRSLDSTELGDLLEESQHSGSTPSLGHEDPHDSDESSEEEESSTSQSLSHSQLTNPSPSEETNHTDSLSTSYDTSADPQSLNATTPGQGALHDDHTGLHGRVCGDDEDTQAQDDDLSLSAHELPHGSDCGESFTLELPGQPQDQQRNLDHSLNPDYCQPPLDFLDPNCLPSLRDDVDDLEDLGFPPPPSPFFSAILAAFQPTVCDDAEEAWRCHINQLVTDSDGSCAVHTFQVFSSLFKNIQGKFCLLTTDVATYLGEGLRGIGSKFLRSSQMLTTCSDCPTIYIDADTIMSYGLLEKMKFSALELQEYLDTYNTKEEAAVSWLRNCKDTFPRCPGDSVVTCQPGDSEEKQLELCQRLYKLHFQLLLLFQSYCALIGQVHAISSVPELLNMSRELTDLKTSLQAAEAAVASDLEHKHLAHTHAHATQVAAMVVPSFPTSEAAVQAVLECLKNHEFTKAVRYIQECRRQWPNGVFGGSSESEVQTLLNVYFRHQTLGQTGTIALVGSRQDLSLICSKLLELNGEIRDMIRRAQGYRVVTTYLPDSSASGTSL; this is encoded by the exons CCTCTCCAGTGGGACTGAAGCCACCCCTCCCGCCAGTCAGTGGAACCTTGGGAGAGAGGAAGGGTCCTGTCGTCATGGCGCCTGTCAATGTGGACCCTGAGAGTAAGCCGGGCGAGTTCGTCCTAAAGAGCTTGTTTGCCAACTTCACCTTGCTCTCCGAGCGCAAGATTCGCATCATCATGGCCGAACCCCTG GAGAAGCCACTTAACAAgtctctgcagagaggagaggacccACAGTTCGACCAG tTGATCAGCTCTATGAGTTCTCTAGCAGAGTACTGCCTGCCGTCTATCCTGAGGACGCTATTTGACTGGTACAAGAGGCAGAACGGCCTAGAAGACGAGTCCCATGAATATCGGCCCAGGGCCAACACCAAGTCCAAGAA tgatgagCAGCAGAAGGACTACTTACTGGAGCGGAGAGATCTGGCAATAGACTTCATCTTTTCTCTAGTGCTTATAGAGGTTTTGAAGCAG ATCCCCCTCCATCCTCTTTTGGATGGACTCATCCAAGAAGTTATAAACCTGGCCTTCAAGCACTTCAAATACAAGGAAGG GTACCTGGGACCCAACACAGGCAACATGCACATAGTGGCTGACCTCTATGCTGAAGTAGTGGGGGTTGTGGCTCAGTCCAG GTTCCCGGCAGTGAGGAAGAAGTTCATCTCTGAGCTGAAGGAGCTGAGACAGAAGGAGCAGAGCCCCTATGTCATCCAGTCCACCATCAGCCTCATCATGGGACTCAAGTTCTTCCGCATCAAAATGTACCCGGTGGAAGACTTTGAAGCCTCCTTCCAGTTTATGCAG GAGTGTGCACAGTATTTCTTGGAAGTGAAGGATAAAGACATTAAACACTCATTAGCTGGACTCTTTGTGGAGATTCTTGTACCTGTAGCTGCT actgtgaaaaatgaagtgAACGTGCCATGTCTCCGGAACTTCGTTGAGAGTTTGTATGATACCACACTGGACCTGTCCTCCCGGAAGAAACACTCTCTG GCCCTATATCCTCTGGTGACctgcctgctgtgtgtcagtcagaaGCAGTTCTTCCTCAGCCGCTGGCATATTTTCCTCAACAACTGCCTCTCAAACCTCAAG AATAAAGACCCCAAGATGGCCCGTGTGGCTCTGGAATCACTCTACCGCCTGCTGTGGGTCTACATGATCCGAATAAAGTGCGAGAGCAACACTGGAACACAGAG TCGTCTGACGTCCATCACCTCCACCCTGTTCCCTAAAGGGAGTCGTAGCGTTGTACCCAGAGACATGCCGCTTAATATTTTTGTCAAGATCATCCAGTTTATTGCACAG GAGAGACTGGATTTCGCCATGAAGGAGATCATATTTGACCTGCTGAGTGTTGGGAAACCTGCCAAAGCCTTCAGTCTCAACCCAGAG CGTATGAACATAGGTCTGCGGGCATTCCTGGTGATAGCAGATGCTCTGCAACAGAAGGACGGAGAGCCTCCTATGCCAAACACAGGAGCCACTCTGCCCTCTGGAAACtctctgaagaagaagaaaacttaTCTCAGCAAGACACTTACTGAGGAGGAAGCCAAACTAATAG GCATGTCCTTGTACTACTCCCAGGTGCGAAAGGCTCTGGACAACATCCTGAGACACTTGGACAAGGAGGTGGGTCGTTGTATGATGCTCACCAGCGTCCAGATGCTCAACAAAGAACCAGAGGACATGATCAC TGGTGAAAGGAAGCCTAAAATCGACCTGTTCAGGACGTGTGTGGCAGCCATTCCTCGTATCCTTCCTGATGCCATGTCCAAACCTGAACTCATTGACCTGCTCTCACG ACTTACGGTGCACATGGACGATGAGCTTCGTCTTATTTCCCAGAACTCCCTGCAGAGCCTGCTGCTCGATTTCTCAGACTGGAGGGAAGACGTCCTGTTTGGttacacacatttccttttGCGTGAG GTCCAAGACACCCATCAGGGTCTGCAGGATGCATCTGTGAagctccttctccagctgctcaCACAGTGGAGGTTGGCTCTACAGCTCCAGGGGAAGATGAGAGGTGGAGTTGAG TCCAGCCCCAGACTGCCCGAGCGAAGCCCTCACTGCTCAGTGCTCCATGCAGTGGAGGGCctggctctgctgctcctctgctcatGTCAGATCAGCACAAGGAAGCTGGCAGTTGGCGTCTTAAGAGAAATACGCTGCCTCTTCACAGCTCTGGGCCATGCTGAG GATGATGACAAACCCATGATAGAGGTCATGGACCAGCTGAGCCCCGCTGTAATGGACAGCTTTGTTCATGTGGCTGTCTCTGATTCG TCCACCTTGCCTCTCAGCCACCATGTTGACCTCCAGTGGCTGGTCGAGTGGACGGCTCGACTGGTGAGCAGTTCCTACGACGTGAAGAGCCCCAGCCACGTCTGGATCTTTGCCCAGTGCGTGAAGGACCCGTGGGTGCTCTGTCTGCACATCTTCTTGCGGCAGGAGCACCTGCCCAAACACTGCCCCATTGCCCTGGGATACGCCTGGCCCTATGCTTTCACACggcttcagctgctgctgccactggtTGACCCCAA cAGTCCAGTGAATGCTAAGAAGACCAGCACGGCGGGCTCCAGTGACAACTACATATCTCTGTGGCGTAACTACCTGATCCTGTGTCTAGGAGTGGCGAAGCCAAGCATCATGTCCCCTGGTCACCTCAGAGCTTCTACACCAGAGATCACTGCCACCACACCCGACGGCAGCGTCACCTATGAcaacaag GTGATAGGCACTCCCTCGGTCGCCTGGTTATTAAAACAGCTCGTCCCACTGATGAGAGCTGAGAGTTTGGAGATCACCGAGTCTCTGGTGCTGGGGTTTGGATGCACAAATGCTCTGGTCTTCAG AGAGCTCGTCGAAGaactccatccactgatgaaGGAAGCACTGGAGCGCAGACCTgag AACAAGAAgcgcagagagaggagggatcTTCTCAGACTCCAGCTGCTGAGGATCTTTGAACTGTTGGCTAATGCAGGAGTTATCAGTGACAG CACCAATGGAGCGCTGGAACGTGATTCCCTGGCACTGGGCGCCTTATTTCTTGAGTATGTGGATCTAACCCGGATGCTTCTGGAGGCTGAGAATGAGAAGGAGCTGGATGTGCTTAAAGACATCAGAGCCCATTTCAGCGGCATGGTGGCTAATCTCATCCAGTGTGTTCCTG TCCACCACAGGCGCTTTCTCTTCCCTCAGCAGTCTCTGAGACAccatctcttcatcctcttcagcCAATGGGCTGGACCCTTCAGTGTCATGTTCACTCCCCTCGATCGTTACAGTGACCGCAACCACCAGATCACTCGCTACCAGTACTGTGCTCTGAAG GCCATGTCAGCAGTTCTGTGTTGCGGTCCAGTGTTCGACAATGTGGGTCTCTCTACTGACGGCTATCTTTACAAATGGCTTGACAATATCTTAGCCTGCCACGACATACGG GTTCACCGTCTGGGGTGTGAGGTGGTCATCCTGCTCTTAGAACTGAACCCAGACCAAATCAATCTCTTCAACTGGGCCGTGGACCGCTGCTTTACTGGATCTTACCAGCTGGCATCTGGGTGCTTCAAGGCCATCGCCACTGTCTGTGGTAACAG GAATTACCCATGTGACCTTGTGACCTTGCTCAATCTGGTGTTGTTCAAGGCCTCAGACACCAGCAGGGAAATATATGAGATCTCCATGCAGCTGATGCAG GTGCTGGAGTCTAAACTGTGTGCGTACTCTAAGCGGATGGTGGAGCAGAAGCCTGGTAATATTTTATATGGAACACACGGCCCCCTGCCTCCCCTGTACAGCGTCAACCTGTCTCAACTCTCCATCCAGCTGGCCAGCATGTACCCGGAGCTcactctgcctcttttctcAG AGGTGAGCCAGCGTTTCCCAACCACCCATCCCAATGGGAGACAGATCATGCTATCCTACCTGCTACCCTGGCTTAGTAACATTGAGCTCGTGGACACGGGTCTCCTACCTCCCGCCTCAAGCCCCTGCACACCAGAGGAAGAACCTCACGGTCAGGGGCAGGGCATGGGTCTGTCCCCCAGTCTGAGAGGTAATGGCTGGGGCTCCCTGCAGGCGACCTCGCTGGTTCTCAACAACCTCATGTTCATGACTGCTAAG TATGGAGACGAGGTTCCCGGCCCAGAGATTGAGAATGCCTGGAATGCTTTAGTGTCCAACGAGAGGTGGAGCAACAACTTACGGATCACCCTGCAGTTCCTTATCAGCCTGTGTGGAGTCAGCAGTGACACAACACTGTTGCCTTAT ATCAAGAAGGTGGTGATTTACTTGTGCCGCAACAACACCATCCAGACAATGGAGGAGCTCctgtttgagctgcagcagactgaCCCAGTTAACCCTGTGGTCTTGCACTGCGACAACCCTCCCTTCTACCGTTTTGCTGCCAGCAACAAAGCCTccacctcacagacag GCACCACCTCCAGCAGTAACACTGTGGTGGCCGGCCAGGAGAACCTGCCAGACACAGATGAGAACAAGCTGgtcagagagagtgaagagcG TAGGGCCAGGGCTCACAACAGACTGGAATCCCGCTACAGCAACAGCTCCGGAGGCTCCTACGAGGATGAAAAGA CTGACCCACTCCCACCATATGCTGGTTGGCTACTGGGCGTTCTGGAGACCAACCATCCTCAACCGTTACCAATGCCTGTTAACGGAGGCTGCTGGGCTCCTCTGGTTGACTACCTTCCAGAAACCATCACACCTAGAGGACCGCTGCACAG GTGTAACATTGCAGTGATCTTCATGACTGAAATGGTCGTGGACCACAGCGTGAGAGAAGACTGGGCTTTACACCTGCCCCTGCTACTACATGCCCTCTTCTTGG GTCTGGACCACTACAGACCAGAGGTCTATGAACACAGCAAAcgtctccttctccacctcctcattGCCCTCTCCTGCAACAACAATTTCCAG GTAATAGCCTCAGTTCTGATGCTGACCAGAGAGATCAGTGACAACAAGACCCTTACCATTAAGTCCAGCTACCACACAGAGTACCAGCAGTCAC ATGCACCTGACTTCCTGCGAGAGTGGCAGGCGTCTCCGGTGGTGGACTCCGGCCTCAGTTCCACCTCCAACTCTTCCTCTGCCAGTCTTGGTGGCGGCAGCACTGCAGGCAGTGTTGGAAATTTGCCCCTTGTGACACCTGACGACCTGGAAGACCTTGAAGATACGCCCAATGAAACCGACGAGAAGACAAACAAACTCATCGAGTTCCTCTCCACCAG TGCCTGGAgtactgtgttgttgttgctcagAGCGTTTGGGCCACTGTGGGTGCACGAGGACATCACACCAAAGAACCCCAACTCCAAGAGCACGGAGCAGCTCTCCAACTTCCTACGCCATGTCGTCTCTGTCTTCAAGGAGTCCAAGTCAG ACTTCcacctggagcagcagctgagcgATGTGGCTTTACAGACGGCTCTGTGCAGCTCCTCACGTCACTATGCTGGACGCTCCTTCCAGATCTTCAGAGCCCTCAAACAGCCAATCAACAACCACGCCGTCTCTGACCTGGTATCACGCCTCGTCGAGGTGGTGGGAGAACATGGTGATGAGGTGCAGGTGAGAGGAACAACTGATTGTCAG GGCTATGTAATGGAGGTGCTGTTGACACTGGAGTCAGTGGTAGTGAATCTAGCAGAATGTCTGAAAAACAGCGACCTTATGGCAGCTCTAACCAG GACGTCCTCACCAGACTTCGTGACTAGTGATAAACTGATGAACAGAAAGAGCACTGGTCAGTTGAACTTTCCTGGCCCTGGATTTGTTGGTCTGTCGTCACAACGCCACCAGCGCTCCTACTCAGTCCCCAAGAAGTTTGGGGAGTGTGGCCACCAGCCCAATGATCCTCCTCGCAGTGCCACTCTGGACCGCATACAG GCCTGCAACAGTCACGGCCTCGCCCGGACAGGAAGAACCCCCGGGTCCTGCACATCGTCAACAAATCGTATTGATCCCAGTGTTCTGTCGGATCCAGCCCATGTTTCCCATCCTTCATCAATACTGGCCACAGTCTTTTGGGTGGCGGTGTCACTCATGGAGTCAGACTTTGAGTTTGAATACCAGATGTCGCTTCGCCTCGTTCACAAGTTGCTGTCAAAG GTGCCGTTGGACAGAGCAGAGAATCGCGAACGCCTAGAGAAGCTACAGGCTCAGCTGAGGTGGAGCGGATTCTCTGGGatccagcagcttctgttgAAGGGTTTTACCTCCCAGGCCACTTCTGACCTCACCTTACAGCTCTTCTGCCAGCTCACGCCAGTCTCCCGTGTGCCTGTTGTTGATAGCTCACAGTCTATAG GTTTCCCTCTGAATGTGCTGTGTCTGCTGCCTCACCTGGTGCAGCACTTTGGCCACCCAACTCAATTTTGTAAGGAAAGCGCTGAGAGGATCGCACAG gtgtgtttggaggagAAGCACACAAAACTTTCCCATTTGGCCCATGTGATGACGCTCTATAAGACCCGCTCCTACACACGAGATCCTTTCTCCTGGGTCAGTGTGGTTTGTCGCTACCTCCATGAGGCTTTCTCCGACATCACACTCAACATGGTCACCTATATGGCTGAG CTGCTGGATAAAGGccttcccagcatgcagcagTCTCTCCTCCAGATCATCTACTGTCTGCTCAGCCACATGGACCTGACTGCTGTACAAGTCAAACAGTTCAACGCTGATGTCACAAAGACCATTGAGAAGTTTGTCCAG ACCATCCACTGGAAGGATGCCTTAAACATCTTAAAACTGGTGGTATCACGCTCTGCCAGCCTAGTTCATCCGGTGTACGGCCACTCGCAGGGTGACCTGTCCAACCTGGAGGTCAGCAGGGTGTGGGACGGTTCAGCCAAGGCTCTGCCTGGAAAAACACTGGACTTCACCTTTGACATCTCTGAG ACTCCAGTGATTGGGCGTCGGTTCGATGAGCTCCAGGGTTCAGGCGGTAGAGAGGGGAAGGCCAGAGCCATGGCTGTAACCCGcagtacttcctccacctcctctggaTCCAACTCCAACACCATCCTGGTGCCCGTCAGCTGGAGGCGACCACAATCCTCTCAG aaaagaacCCGAGAGAAGCTGGTgaatgttttgtctctttgtggacAAGAAGTTGGACTCACCAAGAACCCATCT GTGATCTTCTCATCGTGTGGCGACTTGGACATGATGGAGGTGCGGGAGAGTGGCGTGTCATCAGAGGAGGGCGGAACCAGAGAGGACACGCTTGACGACACTGCCAGCGAGCAGCAGTTCAGGGTTTTCCGAGACTTTGACTTCCTGGACGTGGAGCTGGAGGACGGAGAG GAGCTCCAG GGCGAGACCGTCGATAACTTTAATTGGGGCGTGCGTCGGCGATCTCTGGACAGCACAGAGCTGGGCGATCTCTTGGAGGAGAGCCAGCACTCGGGCAGCACCCCCAGTCTGGGTCACGAGGACCCCCACGATTCAGATGAGtcctcagaggaagaggagtcttCGACGAGCCAGagcctctctcactctcagctC ACTAACCCTTCTCCATCAGAGGAAACCAATCACACCGATTCTCTGTCTACTTCTTACGACACATCTGCCGACCCACAATCCCTCAATGCCACCACACCGGGCCAGGGAGCGCTCCATGATGATCACACTGGATTGCAT GGGAGGGTGTGCGGTGACGATGAGGACACTCAGGCCCAGGATGACGACCTGTCACTGAGCGCCCACGAGCTCCCTCACGGCTCGGACTGTGGCGAGAGCTTCACCCTGGAGTTGCCTGGGCAGCCTCAGGATCAGCAACGCAATCTGGACCACAGCCTCAACCCAGACTACTGCCAGCCACCGCTGGACTTTCTAGACCCCAACTGTCTACCCAG CTTACGTGATGATGTAGATGACTTGGAAGACCTTGGttttcctcctcccccctctccatttttctccGCCATCTTGGCAGCCTTCCAGCCCACAGTGTGTGACGATGCTGAGGAGGCATGGCGCTGTCACATCAACCAGCTTGTGACCGACTCAGATGGATCCTGTGCCGTCCACACTTTTCAagtcttctcatctctctttaAG AATATCCAGGGTAAATTCTGCCTCCTGACAACTGATGTTGCCACTTACCTTGGAGAAGGCTTACGGGGCATTGGATCAAAGTTCCTCAGGTCCTCACAGATGCTAACCACATGCTCAGATTGTCCCACAATCTACATTGATGCTGACACG ATCATGTCCTATGGTCTCCTTGAGAAGATGAAGTTCAGTGCGCTGGAGCTGCAGGAGTATCTGGATACCTACAATACCAAAGAGGAGGCCGCTGTATCG tggCTGCGTAACTGTAAGGACACATTTCCCAGGTGCCCTGGTGACAGTGTGGTCACGTGCCAGCCTGGAGACTCAGAGGAGAAG CAACTGGAGCTTTGTCAGAGGCTCTACAAGTTGCATTTCCAGCTTCTCCTACTCTTCCAGTCCTACTGCGCGCTCATTGGTCAAGTTCATGCCATCAGCTCTGTGCCTGAG CTGCTGAACATGTCTCGAGAGCTCACCGATCTGAAGACCAGCCTGCAGGCAGCAGAGGCGGCTGTGGCCAGCGACCTGGAACACAAACACTTGGCCCACACTCACGCGCACGCCACCCAGGTGGCAGCCATGGTTGTGCCCAGCTTCCCCACCTCGGAGGCAGCTGTGCAGGCCGTACTGGAGTGCCTTAAGAACCACGAGTTCACCAAAGCTGTGCGCTACATCCAGGAGTGCAG gAGGCAGTGGCCCAATGGCGTGTTTGGTGGCAGCTCAGAGAGCGAGGTCCAGACGCTGCTCAACGTCTACTTTCGCCACCAGACGCTGGGTCAGACAGGCACCATTGCCCTTGTTGGTTCCCGCCAGGACCTGAGCCTGATCTGCTccaagctgctggagctcaacGGGGAGATCCGCGACATGATCCGCCGCGCCCAGGGGTACCGGGTCGTCACAACCTACCTCCCCGACTCCAGCGCCTCAGGGACCAGTCTCTGA